The nucleotide window CGTATTTGTTTTTAGGGGAGAGGGTAGAAAAAAGAGAAGTAAACGCGAAGGCTTACCTCTCTTGATTTGTTAACAAAAGGTTGTTAAATCTTCTATGACTTGCTCTTAAGCAGATCTGAGAACACGACATGCAGGTCGCTCGATGCGGTGCTGCTGTCTAGGTTGAGCTTAGAGCGAATGTGGCTTAGGTGCTCTTGCATCAACTCTACTGCTTGTTGTTCGTTGCCTGACTCTATCGCATCCAGTAAGCCTGAGTGTTCGTCTAGAGAACAGTTCGAGTGGTTGCCTGTTTCGTATTGGGCGATCAGCAATGAGGTTTGTGATACCAAGCTGCGTTGAAAAGCCAGCAGTGGTGCGTTCTCTGCCATTTCAGCCAATTTGATGTGGAACTCACCAGACAAACGTAGGCCAGAGCCGTAATCACCTTGGTCAAAGGCGCAGTTCTCTTTCGCGACTAATTTTCTGCACTCTTCGATCTGAGCTTTGGTGGCGTTTTTCACCGCCAGCTCAGTGATAGCAATTTCCATCACTTCACGTGCTTTAAAGATTTGTTTGGCTTCGTCTACTGTTGGGGCTGCAATCACGGCTCCTCGGTTAGGACGGATCACCACAACTTGTTCTAAAGAAAGACGCAGTAAGGCACGGCGGATAATGGTGCGGCTAACGCTAAAGATTTCTGCTAGGGCTTCTTCGCTTAATTTGGTGGCTGGTGGCAGCCTTTGTTCTAGTATCGCGTCGAAGATATGGCAGTAAACAACATCGTCTTGAGTCTGGCCTGTTACTTTCGTTTTTACACCTTTGGAGACAGAGTTTTTGAGAACTGTCATAGAGATAAGGGCCCTTGTTTAGTCGAGTTGGGTTGGTCGAGAATAATTCATGAGTGTTACTCTATATTGTATACACTTATCTATACAATGCCACCGGATGAAAGTGCGATGCACGCTTATTTGTTAATGACTTATAACATTTTGTTTGCAGGGAACTGTGTGCAACCTTTAGCTTTAAGCCATTTCTAATCCAACTAAACTCGATTATCACCGCAGCTGTAGGCAACGATCTGGCTGATTTCGCTCAGGCTACGACCTGACTGTTGCTGCCATTCGTTGAAGGCTTCACCCGCAGCCAGTTGTGCTCGCTTGGTGTTACGACCGCTATCCACCACATCGGTACTGCGTAGGTGTGCTTCCACGTCAGAAGATAAGATGAATGTGTCTTTGCCCATTTGGCGCAAGGTGTAAGCACCTGTGTTCCCACCCAATCGCTTACCGTGTTTCTTCAGGTAATCCCACAGCTCTGTAATGCGTTCTGATGGCCAGTCGGCAACCATTTGTGAGAATGAATCGGCTTCACGCTTGGCATTGTGGATCATCATTGCGTTGGCAGGGATGGTCATCACCTTGGTGAGGTGGCGAATAATGCGTGGATCTTGCGCTTTTTGTTCCCACATTTCATTCGGCAGCATCAGCATTTTTTCGATATTGAATTCAAAGAACACTTCTTCAAATTGCGGCCATTTCTTTCTCACTACATTCCATGAAATACCACACTGGAATACTTTTTCGGTAAAGGCGGCTAGCCAACGATCGTCGGTGATTTGTGATAGCTCGGCTTGTGAAAGGGGCGCACGAACAATTTTTTCGAGTTCGGCCGCTCCGCCTTTGCGGTGAGCTGCACGTTGGTAAATAGTGTCGAATTTTTCTTGGGTCATTGAAGGTTCCAAATTACATCTGTGTAGCCAATGCTTAATGATATGGGGTTGAATCTAGCAATTAAAACCAGTTTGTTGATCAAAACAAACTAGCAGAGCTTTAATTCCATCTGATACAAGGGCCATGTTTTGCCATTGAACTCTTTCACGCTTGGTTCTTTGTCAACCACCTGAAAGCCGGCTTTGTCGTAGCAACGTTTTGCTCCGATATTCTGCTGAAATACCGCCAAGCTGATGGTGGTGACATCAGGGATTTGTTTCGCGGCGTCTAATGCACTTTCTATCATTGATTGCCCAAGCCCTTTGCCTCGTTGGCTTGGGTGAATCGCAACTCGGCAGAAACGAAGTTCACTGTCTGACATACGTTGAAACTCCATAAAACCGAGCAAGTCATTAGCATTTGAGTTAGTGCTAGATGTGGAGAATGTGTAAAGCTCGACATAGGGCTCTTGAGAACGTTCAATGATGGAGGCGGCTTCTAACGGCCAACCAAAGGTTCGTCCGCCCCATAGTACGTAGTCTTCTAGGGATGTAAACCAAGTGACGATCTCTTCGGCGTCGGAGTCTTTAAAGCGGTTTATTTCCATATCCTTGTCTCCTTCCTTATCGTGTTCTCTTTTCTAAGCTGTTAATTCTAAGCCACTAAACTTCCGCGCCCAACTGCTCAAGAAAGCCACGCATGTAGTCGGTGCGCTTGTTGGCTTCTAACTTGGCGGATTCTGTATTCATGGTTTCAGCGAGCTTAAACAGCTTCACGTAGAAGTGGTCGACGCTGTAATGCTTGTCATCCAAGTCACGATGTTCCGCGAACGGGTCTTCGTGGTTATAGAGTTCTGCGTTAAAGCTTTGACCCACGTATAGGCAGCGTGCAATACCAATCGCACCGAGAGAATCTAGGCGATCGGCATCTTGGACGATTTGAGCTTCCAAGGTTTCTGGTGTGATGTTGGCGCTGTAGCTGTGAGTGACAATAGCATGGTGGATTTCATCAAGGTAGGGCGCGGGATACTCGACAGATTTGAGGAAAGAGATCGCCTTGTCGGCCGCCATTTGCGAGCTTTGGGCTCTGTCTGGATGGTTCTTAGGAAAGGTGAAGCAATCATGAAGATAAGCGGCGGGTAAAACGACTTCAAGCTTAGCTTGCTCTTGAGCACACAAAGCCTTGGCGGTTTTGACGACACGCTTAATATGGCTGATATCGTGCGCTGCATCTTGTGTCATCTCTTGCTTTGCAAAATCAAGCAGTTGGCTTTCAAATTTTTCTATCACGCGTCCCTTTCTCCATTATCAATATTGCTTCTCGATTTCCATCGTTTCACATCGACTTTAACAGTTTCAAGCGCGAGTTTTTATCTTTTATAAAAGGAATACCCACAAAAAAACCGACTCTGTGAGTCGGCTTAATAGAAAGGTTATTCTGTGTTGATTAAAGCGTTATCAACGGTAATAAGAGCTTAAGCTGCAGCTTGTTGAAGTTTTGCTAACACATGATGCAAAGAAGGGCTGATAGTGTGTCCAAGCGCTTTGACTTCTTCGCAAGGCTCAACCAAATCAGGGATCTGGAAGCTGATCATGTTCGCTGCCATAGAAGCGCGAATGCCGTTGTTTGAATCTTCAAACGCCAAGCAAGTTTCAGGCGCAACACCTAGGCGTTCTGCCGCCAGTAAGTAGATCTCTGGGTGAGGCTTGCCGTGAGTCACTTCGCAGCCTGTGCTTAACGAGGTGAAGTACGAATCTAGGCCTGCCAGCTCAAGCTTTTTCTTTGCGATATCAAGCTGAGTGGAGGTCGCCACCGCGATTGGAATGTCATTCGATTTTAGCCATTCAAGCAGCTCAATCACGCCATCTTTTACTGGGATTGCTTGGTTTTTAACAATCGCACTGTAGCGGGTGCGCCATTCATTATTCAGCGCGGGGTAATCTAACCCTTCACCGTAGCCATTTCGGAAAATCTGTTCGATGGTTTTTGCGTTACAACCAATGATGCCTAAGTAGACATCTTGCAAAAACGGAACACCTTGCGCGTGACATGCTTCTTCAAAAACCTGCATACAAAGTCGCTCGGTGTCGAGCAGCAGTCCATCCATATCAAAAATAGCAGCTTGAAAATTCATATACGTGGTTCTTTCTGTGTTGTCGTCGTGAGGGCGGGTATTTTGACATAGTGTCTAGTGATAGGCGAGTCAGCGTTCAGTAAGAATGTATCGAATCAGCTCGGCAATATGCTTCTGAGTGACTTTGAGTGCAATTGATTGTGGATGAAATCATACCGTTCAGTTATGAGTTTGATATTTTATAGGCCATCCAGATCTAACAGAAACAATTATGATTATTCCACATAACAAATCTAGGTCTTGCGTCTGGCTTCTTATTACATTTCATAAACTTATGGGCGTGCTAGCGTGACCATAATCTTATAAAAAACAATTGACGTGAACCTGCAATCATAGTGTGACCAAGCAATAAGTAAATGGCTGAGCTTAGGGAGAAAATAACATTAGTCCACATTTTTAGCAGGGTTGCTTATGTTGTATTTTGAGTTTCTATTTTTATTAGTCGTCCTTTATATCGGGTCTCGGTATGGCGGTATTGGCTTAGGTGTTGTTTCTGGTATTGGTTTGGTTATCGAGGTGTTTGTCTTCAAGATGCCACCAACGTCTCCACCTGTCACCGTAATGCTGATCATTCTCGCGGTGGTAACCTGTGCTTCGATCCTCGAAGCGGCCGGTGGCTTAAAATACATGCTGCAAGTGGCGGAAAGGGTGCTGAGAAAGAACCCGAAACGCGTCACCTTGATAGCTCCGTTTGTGACTTACTCGATGACTTTTCTATTGGGTACTGGCCACGCGGTGTATTCCATCATGCCTATCATCGGTGATGTGGCATTGAAGAACGGGATTCGTCCTGAGCGTCCAATGGCAGCGGCTTCTGTTGCATCTCAACTTGCCATTACTGCATCGCCAATCTCAGCAGCAGTGGTGTACTACCTCGCGCAGCTTTCAGATATTCAACATTCCATAACTCTGCTTTCTATTTTGATGGTGACGGTTCCTGCAACGCTGTTCGGCACACTTTTGCTTTCTCTGTACAGCTTGAAACGCGGTAAAGAACTGAACGACGATCCTGATTATCAAGAGCGCTTGAAAGATCCTGAGTGGAAAAAGCGTATTGAAAACACGACGGCGACATCTTTGGATGAAGTGCTTCCAAGCTCAGCGCGTAATGCAGTATTGATTTTCCTATTGTCGATTGTGGTGATTGTTATTGTGGCGATGGTGCCAGAAATCAGAACCATCGTAGACGGTGACAAGCCAATCAAGATGTCGGTCATCATCCAAATGATGATGCTCTGTTTCGGCGGTATCATCTTGTTGGCGACGAAAACTGACCCGCGAGATGTGCCAAACGGCGTGGTATTCAAATCGGGTATGGTGGCAGCGATCGCTATCTTCGGTATCGCATGGATGTCGGATACTTACTTCCAATACGCAATGCCTCAATTTAAGTCGGGCATCGTGGAAATGGTGACTAACTACCCATGGACGTTCGCACTAGCGCTATTCATTGTATCGGTTGTGGTGAACTCTCAAGCAGCAACTGCACGTATGATGCTACCTGTTGGCCTTGGCTTAGGGCTAGACCCAGCACTGCTTATCGGTTTGATGCCAGCGGTGTACGGCTACTTCTTTATCCCGAACTACCCATCAGATATCGCTACGGTTAACTTCGATGTCTCTGGCACAACCAAGATTGGTAAGTGGTACTTCAACCACTCATTCATGTCGGTGGGTTTAATCGGTGTAGTAGGCGCATGTTGTTTAGGCTACGCACTGGCTCAGATTTTTATCGCTTAATTAAACTAGCGATAACGAGATAAGAAACGAAAAACAGCGCCTATTGAGGCGCTGTTTTTGTTTAATCTGTCTTGGGCATTAGCTTTGATACGAGCTCTAAACCAATATTAATGTGGCTCAAAAGCCAAAGACTGAATCGCTTCTTCAATGGTCAGGAAGTGGATCTTCATCAGACACACTTCTGCCTTCTGGAACTCGTGATTTCGAATAAGTTTAGTAACGCTTTCAACCGAATATTGGTTTGCTCGTTTCGCTAGAGACAGTTGATTTGAGTTTGAT belongs to Vibrio cyclitrophicus and includes:
- a CDS encoding GntR family transcriptional regulator, producing MTVLKNSVSKGVKTKVTGQTQDDVVYCHIFDAILEQRLPPATKLSEEALAEIFSVSRTIIRRALLRLSLEQVVVIRPNRGAVIAAPTVDEAKQIFKAREVMEIAITELAVKNATKAQIEECRKLVAKENCAFDQGDYGSGLRLSGEFHIKLAEMAENAPLLAFQRSLVSQTSLLIAQYETGNHSNCSLDEHSGLLDAIESGNEQQAVELMQEHLSHIRSKLNLDSSTASSDLHVVFSDLLKSKS
- a CDS encoding DNA-3-methyladenine glycosylase I — translated: MTQEKFDTIYQRAAHRKGGAAELEKIVRAPLSQAELSQITDDRWLAAFTEKVFQCGISWNVVRKKWPQFEEVFFEFNIEKMLMLPNEMWEQKAQDPRIIRHLTKVMTIPANAMMIHNAKREADSFSQMVADWPSERITELWDYLKKHGKRLGGNTGAYTLRQMGKDTFILSSDVEAHLRSTDVVDSGRNTKRAQLAAGEAFNEWQQQSGRSLSEISQIVAYSCGDNRV
- a CDS encoding GNAT family N-acetyltransferase yields the protein MEINRFKDSDAEEIVTWFTSLEDYVLWGGRTFGWPLEAASIIERSQEPYVELYTFSTSSTNSNANDLLGFMEFQRMSDSELRFCRVAIHPSQRGKGLGQSMIESALDAAKQIPDVTTISLAVFQQNIGAKRCYDKAGFQVVDKEPSVKEFNGKTWPLYQMELKLC
- a CDS encoding HD domain-containing protein, whose product is MIEKFESQLLDFAKQEMTQDAAHDISHIKRVVKTAKALCAQEQAKLEVVLPAAYLHDCFTFPKNHPDRAQSSQMAADKAISFLKSVEYPAPYLDEIHHAIVTHSYSANITPETLEAQIVQDADRLDSLGAIGIARCLYVGQSFNAELYNHEDPFAEHRDLDDKHYSVDHFYVKLFKLAETMNTESAKLEANKRTDYMRGFLEQLGAEV
- a CDS encoding HAD family phosphatase, producing MNFQAAIFDMDGLLLDTERLCMQVFEEACHAQGVPFLQDVYLGIIGCNAKTIEQIFRNGYGEGLDYPALNNEWRTRYSAIVKNQAIPVKDGVIELLEWLKSNDIPIAVATSTQLDIAKKKLELAGLDSYFTSLSTGCEVTHGKPHPEIYLLAAERLGVAPETCLAFEDSNNGIRASMAANMISFQIPDLVEPCEEVKALGHTISPSLHHVLAKLQQAAA
- a CDS encoding anaerobic C4-dicarboxylate transporter, which encodes MLYFEFLFLLVVLYIGSRYGGIGLGVVSGIGLVIEVFVFKMPPTSPPVTVMLIILAVVTCASILEAAGGLKYMLQVAERVLRKNPKRVTLIAPFVTYSMTFLLGTGHAVYSIMPIIGDVALKNGIRPERPMAAASVASQLAITASPISAAVVYYLAQLSDIQHSITLLSILMVTVPATLFGTLLLSLYSLKRGKELNDDPDYQERLKDPEWKKRIENTTATSLDEVLPSSARNAVLIFLLSIVVIVIVAMVPEIRTIVDGDKPIKMSVIIQMMMLCFGGIILLATKTDPRDVPNGVVFKSGMVAAIAIFGIAWMSDTYFQYAMPQFKSGIVEMVTNYPWTFALALFIVSVVVNSQAATARMMLPVGLGLGLDPALLIGLMPAVYGYFFIPNYPSDIATVNFDVSGTTKIGKWYFNHSFMSVGLIGVVGACCLGYALAQIFIA
- a CDS encoding DUF4144 domain-containing protein — protein: MISWPSLVKLDGDDELIYVASENDFQAECSDIILGEYDYLIDSEGDSYSIQSNSNQLSLAKRANQYSVESVTKLIRNHEFQKAEVCLMKIHFLTIEEAIQSLAFEPH